A single window of Sporosarcina sp. Marseille-Q4943 DNA harbors:
- a CDS encoding carbohydrate ABC transporter permease, with amino-acid sequence MTRFATMWRKSVDGRTAALYLLPSIILFSVFVFYPMFRTIYLSFFLTDQTGNAAIMVGFENFQYLLGSSEFQNSMKATGLFVLYTVPITIILALFFALLANEKLKGIGFFRTMYSSTMGISVAASSVIWLFMFNPSIGMFNRLLSVFHLPQIQWLLDPEWALLSVSISTIWMNIGFSFLILLGGLQNIDEHLYESSRIDGAGYFYRLRRITLPMLSPTLFFIITISLINAFQTFGQIDILTKGGPSQSTNLIVYSIYREAFINYQFGTASAQAVILFLIILIVTILQFKLGERKVHYQ; translated from the coding sequence ATGACACGGTTTGCAACAATGTGGCGAAAGTCCGTGGACGGCCGGACAGCCGCGCTTTATTTATTGCCATCGATCATTCTGTTTTCCGTATTCGTATTCTACCCGATGTTCCGGACGATCTATTTGAGCTTTTTCCTGACGGATCAAACTGGCAATGCCGCCATCATGGTCGGATTTGAAAACTTCCAATACTTGCTTGGCTCATCCGAATTCCAAAACAGCATGAAAGCGACGGGGCTTTTCGTATTGTATACCGTTCCAATTACAATCATCCTGGCGCTGTTCTTCGCATTGCTCGCAAATGAAAAATTGAAGGGCATCGGTTTTTTCCGGACGATGTATTCTTCGACGATGGGTATCTCTGTCGCTGCCTCTTCCGTCATTTGGCTTTTCATGTTCAACCCGAGCATCGGGATGTTCAACCGGTTGCTGAGTGTCTTCCATTTGCCGCAAATCCAGTGGTTGCTTGATCCGGAATGGGCATTGTTATCCGTTTCAATTTCAACGATCTGGATGAATATCGGTTTTTCATTCCTCATCCTATTAGGTGGTTTGCAAAACATCGACGAACATCTTTACGAGAGTTCAAGAATCGATGGTGCAGGCTATTTCTATCGATTGAGACGCATCACATTACCGATGCTGTCACCTACGCTGTTCTTCATCATCACGATTTCCCTCATCAATGCGTTCCAGACGTTCGGCCAGATCGATATTTTGACGAAAGGCGGACCTTCCCAGTCGACGAACTTAATCGTCTATTCGATATACAGGGAAGCGTTCATCAATTATCAGTTCGGCACCGCGAGCGCGCAAGCCGTCATTTTATTTCTCATCATATTGATTGTCACCATCCTCCAATTCAAATTGGGTGAAAGGAAGGTGCATTACCAATGA
- a CDS encoding carbohydrate ABC transporter permease — MKMGLPQKIWIYFLLIVTSAFVFFPVLYAFMISFMTGPEIIQGKFFPESISFENYSLVFSRLPLLNYLLNSFIVSVSVMLGQLVVCSLAAYAFVFFKFKGRDFIFFLFISTMMIPWEATMIPNVFTIRKLDWFNTYQGLTLPFFALAFGTFLLRQHFLTIPKELHEASQIAGLSRFRFFWRVVLPVSKTSLVTLGAYGFLTTWNMYLWPLLITTNKSVRTVQIGLKQLQSQEIATEWGVVMAGVIVVIIPTLLLLFIGQKQLQKGLSQGALK; from the coding sequence ATGAAAATGGGGCTTCCTCAAAAAATATGGATCTATTTCCTGTTGATTGTTACTTCGGCATTTGTTTTCTTTCCGGTATTGTACGCATTCATGATTTCATTCATGACGGGGCCGGAAATTATACAAGGAAAGTTTTTTCCGGAATCGATCAGTTTTGAAAATTATAGCTTAGTGTTCAGCAGGTTGCCGTTGCTAAATTATTTACTGAACAGTTTCATCGTCTCGGTAAGCGTCATGCTCGGCCAACTTGTCGTCTGCAGTCTTGCTGCCTATGCATTCGTGTTTTTTAAATTCAAAGGAAGGGACTTCATTTTCTTCCTGTTCATCTCGACGATGATGATCCCTTGGGAAGCGACGATGATTCCGAACGTGTTCACAATTCGCAAACTTGATTGGTTCAATACGTACCAAGGGCTCACATTGCCATTTTTCGCGCTTGCATTCGGCACATTCCTGCTTCGCCAGCATTTCCTTACAATCCCGAAGGAGCTACATGAAGCCTCACAAATTGCGGGTTTGAGCAGATTCCGCTTTTTCTGGCGGGTCGTCCTGCCGGTTTCAAAAACAAGCCTCGTCACGTTGGGCGCTTATGGCTTCCTGACGACTTGGAATATGTATTTATGGCCGTTGCTCATAACGACGAACAAATCAGTGCGGACTGTACAAATCGGCCTGAAGCAACTGCAATCCCAAGAAATCGCAACCGAATGGGGGGTGGTCATGGCAGGAGTCATCGTAGTCATCATACCGACGCTGCTTTTGCTGTTCATCGGACAGAAGCAGTTGCAAAAAGGGTTATCCCAAGGTGCATTGAAATAG
- a CDS encoding ABC transporter substrate-binding protein, whose product MKSSLFWMLILTVAILTACTNSDSSKETDEPKTNDTSSETEGTNDDGAATGEKVTIEFWHSMSGTGQESIDAIVKGFNESQDKYEVKAEFQGSYEESLTKLRGVGGTKDAPAITQVFEVGTKYMIDSGYIEPMQKFIDEDNYDLSQLEGNILNYYRVDGELYSMPFNSSTPVMIYNKDAFKAAGLDPEKAPETFAEVIDAAAKLKTDDMYGFSMLTYGWFFEQLVATQGGLYVNEDNGRSGDATEALFNGPEGLNVFRFLDTMNKAGTFGNFGTNWDDIRSAFATGKVAMYMDSSAGVAGAIKNAPFEVGVAYIPHADEVQRHGVVIGGASLWMSKGIAEEEQEAAWEFMKYMTTPEVQAKWHLDTGYFAINPAAYEEQSVKDKWAEFPQFKVTVDQLQDTIPGLATQGALISVFPESRQQIVTALEELYQGKDPQEVLDKAAEGTNRAMEIANKTKK is encoded by the coding sequence ATCAAATCATCTCTATTTTGGATGTTAATTCTCACTGTAGCTATTTTGACAGCCTGTACGAACAGTGACAGCAGTAAAGAAACGGACGAACCGAAGACGAATGATACGTCTTCGGAGACGGAAGGAACGAACGATGATGGCGCCGCAACTGGCGAAAAAGTGACAATCGAATTCTGGCATTCGATGTCGGGCACTGGACAGGAATCTATAGACGCAATCGTTAAGGGGTTCAATGAATCCCAGGACAAATACGAAGTAAAGGCGGAATTCCAAGGATCCTATGAAGAATCATTGACGAAGCTCCGCGGGGTCGGCGGCACAAAAGATGCCCCTGCCATCACACAAGTGTTTGAAGTCGGAACGAAATATATGATCGACAGCGGCTATATCGAACCGATGCAGAAGTTCATCGATGAAGATAATTATGACCTTTCCCAGCTCGAGGGGAATATCTTGAACTACTACCGGGTCGACGGTGAACTTTATTCAATGCCATTCAACTCCTCGACACCGGTCATGATCTATAACAAAGATGCGTTCAAAGCGGCCGGCTTGGATCCTGAGAAGGCCCCGGAAACGTTCGCTGAAGTGATCGACGCCGCGGCGAAGCTGAAAACGGATGACATGTACGGGTTTTCCATGCTGACGTACGGCTGGTTCTTCGAGCAGCTCGTCGCGACGCAAGGCGGCTTGTATGTGAATGAAGACAACGGCAGATCAGGGGATGCGACGGAGGCTTTATTCAACGGGCCTGAAGGGCTGAACGTGTTCCGCTTCCTCGATACGATGAACAAAGCGGGCACTTTCGGGAACTTCGGAACGAACTGGGATGACATCCGTTCCGCATTCGCAACGGGCAAAGTCGCCATGTATATGGACTCGTCCGCCGGTGTAGCGGGCGCTATTAAAAACGCTCCATTTGAAGTCGGTGTCGCTTACATTCCGCATGCGGACGAAGTCCAACGTCACGGTGTCGTCATCGGCGGAGCTTCCTTATGGATGTCGAAAGGGATTGCAGAGGAAGAGCAGGAAGCGGCTTGGGAGTTCATGAAATATATGACAACGCCTGAAGTCCAAGCGAAATGGCATCTTGACACAGGATATTTTGCCATCAACCCTGCTGCGTACGAAGAGCAAAGCGTAAAAGATAAATGGGCGGAATTCCCGCAGTTCAAGGTGACCGTGGATCAGCTTCAAGATACGATTCCTGGACTCGCAACCCAGGGCGCGCTCATATCCGTCTTCCCTGAATCAAGACAGCAAATCGTAACAGCTCTGGAAGAGCTATACCAAGGCAAAGATCCGCAAGAAGTGCTCGATAAGGCTGCGGAAGGAACGAACCGGGCGATGGAAATCGCGAATAAGACGAAAAAGTAA
- a CDS encoding ATP-binding cassette domain-containing protein, giving the protein MLKLSNVTIAYNDKIVLDSLDLTANKGEIIGVAAPNGTGKTTMFNVMANFVKPDSGHVFFDGKYTYRNEKEELHIHRMLATFPVQKDLFEELSGVDHMKLYANMWKGSTKHIRSIIDRLHMGHYVKQKVRTYSLGMRQRLCFAMMMAADTPIMLMDEVMNGLDVENVALISECLMEMKQEKLIFVASHLLANLDLYADRVLFLKDGKFVHEQKFTGENENFLKLDVSPEQYESIKSELDLPEGHMFIANYLLCIPLGGMSESEQTKWMGRMLKYNKEMTIGPLGTVEYYEKYYGKTV; this is encoded by the coding sequence ATGCTGAAATTATCAAATGTAACGATTGCTTATAATGATAAAATCGTATTGGATTCATTGGATTTAACGGCGAATAAAGGGGAAATTATAGGTGTCGCCGCGCCGAATGGAACAGGTAAGACGACGATGTTCAATGTGATGGCGAACTTTGTGAAACCCGATTCCGGACATGTTTTTTTTGATGGGAAATATACGTACCGGAATGAAAAAGAAGAATTGCACATTCATCGGATGTTGGCGACATTCCCCGTACAAAAGGACCTATTTGAGGAATTATCCGGTGTCGATCATATGAAACTGTACGCAAATATGTGGAAAGGGTCGACGAAACATATACGCTCCATCATCGACCGTCTTCATATGGGGCATTATGTGAAACAGAAAGTCCGAACGTATTCATTAGGGATGCGACAACGATTATGTTTCGCAATGATGATGGCAGCCGACACGCCGATTATGTTGATGGATGAAGTGATGAATGGTCTGGATGTCGAAAATGTCGCTCTCATATCAGAATGTTTAATGGAAATGAAGCAGGAGAAGCTCATATTTGTCGCTTCGCACTTGTTGGCAAACTTAGACCTGTACGCAGATCGAGTTCTTTTTTTGAAAGACGGAAAGTTCGTGCATGAACAAAAATTCACAGGTGAAAATGAAAATTTTCTTAAACTTGACGTAAGTCCTGAACAGTATGAATCAATTAAAAGTGAACTGGATTTACCAGAGGGTCATATGTTTATAGCCAATTATTTATTATGCATTCCTTTAGGTGGAATGAGTGAGTCGGAACAAACAAAATGGATGGGCCGGATGCTTAAATATAATAAGGAAATGACAATCGGGCCATTAGGGACGGTGGAGTATTATGAAAAATATTATGGAAAAACGGTTTAA
- a CDS encoding CapA family protein, with product MKRFAILTIACNFLLTGCIQNEEEVIRPGDFTMLRSNPYEMELNEKSTEITIGMIGDILLHYPLYTYDNYDLSFSAVKDEMTGIDFLLANQESLPGGVELGLSGYPLFNSPKHIIRDLKANGVDLLSIANNHTLDRKESGLLKALGHMNEYGMPYVGAYESVEDRETKRIFDVKGIRIGILAYTYSLNGLAIPKGKGYLVSLIDKVQMETDVREMEEEADITVVSIHWGDEYALQPSARQEELAEWLSSEGVDIIFGHHPHVLQRYEQVGNTEVFYSLGNFYSAQQFDSTNIGGIAKVHISTVELAGKQFMEIGKSTFFPTAVIRDENRRFVVVPLKDARSDNRFDEEWAMNHVGLLSE from the coding sequence TTGAAACGTTTTGCTATATTGACCATAGCATGTAACTTTTTATTGACAGGGTGTATTCAAAACGAGGAGGAAGTCATCCGTCCTGGCGACTTTACGATGCTTCGAAGCAATCCGTATGAGATGGAACTTAATGAAAAATCAACAGAAATTACAATCGGGATGATCGGGGATATCCTCTTGCATTACCCGCTCTATACATACGATAACTATGATCTTTCATTCAGTGCAGTGAAAGACGAGATGACAGGCATCGATTTTTTGCTTGCGAATCAAGAGTCATTGCCGGGTGGAGTGGAGCTCGGATTGTCCGGCTATCCGCTCTTCAATAGTCCGAAGCATATTATTAGAGATTTAAAAGCGAACGGAGTCGATTTGCTGTCCATCGCAAACAACCATACGCTCGATCGGAAAGAGAGTGGTTTACTGAAGGCGCTTGGGCATATGAATGAATATGGAATGCCATACGTAGGAGCATATGAGTCTGTAGAAGATCGTGAAACAAAGCGTATTTTTGACGTGAAAGGCATACGCATCGGCATATTGGCCTACACGTACAGTTTGAACGGACTTGCGATTCCGAAAGGGAAAGGCTATTTGGTTTCATTGATAGATAAAGTCCAGATGGAAACAGACGTTAGGGAAATGGAAGAGGAAGCCGATATAACGGTCGTCTCAATCCATTGGGGCGACGAGTATGCGTTGCAGCCATCCGCGCGGCAAGAGGAGCTCGCTGAATGGCTTTCGTCCGAAGGTGTCGATATCATTTTCGGCCACCATCCGCATGTGTTGCAACGTTATGAGCAAGTCGGCAATACGGAAGTGTTTTATTCGCTCGGGAATTTCTATTCCGCCCAGCAATTCGATTCCACGAATATCGGCGGCATTGCAAAAGTGCATATTTCGACCGTTGAATTGGCGGGAAAACAATTCATGGAAATTGGGAAATCGACATTCTTTCCGACTGCTGTCATTCGTGACGAGAATAGAAGATTTGTAGTCGTACCACTAAAAGATGCACGTAGTGATAATCGTTTTGATGAAGAGTGGGCGATGAACCATGTCGGCCTTCTGTCTGAATGA
- a CDS encoding 5'-nucleotidase C-terminal domain-containing protein has product MSKKYMKGAAASMLLFSMAGMTPAAVSAEEASKDFSMTVFHTNDTHAQLDNIPYFSALLKAKRAEVPHNVLLHAGDVFSGSLYFNEFQGQADLEFMNYFGYDAMTFGNHEFDLGSSEDGHKGLADFIKNAKFPFVSANVDFSADSNFEDLQLREVTAEPENSKIFNGIVKEVDGEKIGIFGLTTEETVDISSPKEIKFTNYITEAKAAVEAFEELGVNKIIALTHIGFNDSDAIDNDKLLAANVPGIDIIVGGHTHSKLDEPFVHEGEAGPVVIVQANEHQKFLGQLDITFDENGVIKEYNGVLHEVDTKEGEKDAEAEEMLKPYADKVGAIKNSPTGGVADVFLSGLRDLGGVRAGETNLGNIITDGMLAKAKEVDPEVDIAFQNGGGIRTSINKGEVTYGEVLTVLPFGNSLAIMELSGAELRETFEHSVKDYPKESGGFLHVAGMQVIFDGTAEPGKRIVSLKINGKEVEADKTYKAATNVFTAKGGDGFEALGKAYEDGRASEPGFSDWENLANHIKSLGNVTTGLEGRIIATVPYKDVSLNNWSYQYISDLYYRDILTKEPTFKPGVKITRAEMVSWVVKANGLKAEGQAPFSDLNGLSDELKADIAAAYENGIVKGNDGKFNPNDKVTRAQFALILERAFENYTGEKYTAAAKAPYSDFGKYADDTVNAISMLHELGIASGYEGKFMPEQFTTKQQAAKIVSNYIYNTKQVKKAE; this is encoded by the coding sequence ATGTCAAAGAAGTATATGAAAGGCGCGGCTGCATCAATGTTGCTGTTCAGTATGGCAGGAATGACTCCTGCTGCCGTTTCCGCAGAAGAAGCGTCAAAAGATTTCTCAATGACGGTGTTCCACACGAATGACACCCATGCACAGTTGGACAACATCCCTTATTTCTCAGCACTATTGAAAGCGAAACGGGCGGAAGTGCCGCATAACGTATTGTTGCATGCGGGCGATGTATTCTCGGGTTCCCTCTATTTCAATGAATTCCAAGGACAAGCGGACCTTGAATTCATGAACTATTTTGGGTACGATGCAATGACTTTCGGAAATCATGAATTTGATTTAGGCAGTTCGGAAGACGGCCATAAAGGACTTGCCGACTTCATCAAGAATGCGAAGTTCCCATTCGTTTCTGCGAACGTCGATTTCTCAGCCGACAGCAACTTCGAAGACCTTCAACTTCGTGAAGTGACTGCTGAGCCTGAAAACAGCAAGATCTTTAACGGAATTGTGAAGGAAGTGGATGGGGAGAAGATCGGTATTTTCGGTTTGACGACTGAAGAAACTGTCGATATTTCCAGTCCTAAAGAAATAAAATTCACGAACTACATCACTGAAGCGAAGGCAGCAGTTGAAGCGTTCGAAGAGTTGGGTGTCAACAAAATCATCGCCTTGACACATATAGGCTTCAACGATAGCGATGCTATTGATAATGATAAATTGCTCGCAGCAAATGTCCCGGGCATTGATATTATCGTCGGTGGGCATACACATTCCAAATTGGATGAACCGTTTGTACATGAGGGAGAAGCAGGACCTGTCGTCATTGTACAAGCAAACGAACATCAAAAATTCCTAGGTCAATTGGATATTACATTCGATGAAAATGGAGTTATCAAAGAGTACAATGGAGTGCTTCATGAAGTCGACACGAAAGAAGGAGAAAAAGACGCTGAAGCCGAAGAAATGCTGAAGCCATACGCCGATAAGGTCGGAGCTATCAAAAACTCCCCGACTGGAGGAGTTGCCGATGTGTTCCTAAGCGGCTTGCGCGACTTGGGCGGCGTCCGTGCAGGTGAAACGAATCTTGGCAACATCATCACAGATGGAATGCTTGCAAAAGCGAAAGAAGTCGATCCGGAAGTTGACATTGCGTTCCAAAACGGCGGCGGCATCCGTACTTCCATCAACAAGGGTGAAGTCACTTATGGAGAGGTCCTCACTGTCCTTCCATTCGGCAACAGCCTTGCGATCATGGAATTGAGCGGAGCTGAACTGCGTGAAACATTCGAGCATTCCGTTAAGGATTACCCGAAAGAAAGCGGTGGCTTCCTTCACGTCGCTGGCATGCAAGTCATCTTTGACGGTACAGCAGAGCCGGGCAAACGAATCGTTTCATTGAAAATCAATGGCAAAGAAGTCGAAGCGGACAAGACGTACAAAGCGGCAACAAATGTTTTCACTGCCAAAGGCGGAGATGGCTTTGAAGCTCTCGGCAAAGCATATGAGGATGGACGCGCAAGCGAACCAGGATTCAGTGACTGGGAAAACCTTGCAAATCACATTAAATCGTTAGGCAACGTTACAACCGGCCTTGAGGGACGCATCATCGCAACAGTCCCATACAAGGATGTATCCCTTAATAACTGGTCATACCAATACATTTCAGATCTTTATTACCGAGACATCTTGACAAAAGAACCGACTTTCAAGCCGGGTGTAAAAATCACGCGTGCTGAAATGGTGTCATGGGTCGTCAAAGCAAATGGTCTGAAAGCTGAAGGTCAAGCGCCTTTCTCAGATCTTAACGGACTGTCCGACGAATTAAAGGCTGATATTGCAGCTGCTTACGAAAACGGCATCGTCAAAGGCAATGATGGCAAATTCAATCCGAACGACAAAGTGACACGTGCACAATTCGCATTGATCCTTGAGCGTGCATTTGAAAACTACACTGGCGAAAAGTATACGGCTGCGGCGAAAGCGCCTTATTCCGACTTCGGCAAATACGCAGATGACACGGTAAATGCGATTTCCATGTTGCATGAGCTGGGAATCGCGTCGGGCTATGAAGGTAAGTTCATGCCTGAGCAATTCACAACGAAACAACAAGCTGCAAAAATCGTTTCGAACTATATTTATAATACGAAGCAAGTGAAAAAAGCCGAATAA
- a CDS encoding N-acetylmuramoyl-L-alanine amidase — translation MKTFKWAAVALLFFALVSIVPGHSSAQFKFSDISPGKEYYDQVHYIAELGIVNKADKFNPGNNLTRAHAAKMLVIASGKKDMPTPSIQFKDLKPGTEQYEFASRAVELGYFEKKADGSFGPNEKLKRAEMGYALSVAFNLSENVTVDRPLMLTDMKGHPYVKEINGLYYGGVTRGDAGKFLPNDLLTRSQFALFVARALNDNYKLAVKLPEQTSRTYFAKVATGGDNLNVRSHPAVTGDVVNRLKDGEIVEVIGQTGDWLLVLIDGANGYIHGQYTVEVGTQAPSDDDVAAEEPAEPEVTEPEEEPNTPSPTTGLIGKVTTSVLNVRKSPDGTSAIVAKLSLNQKVNIESINGNWAKINLQSGPGYVHKNYLKLLNQSGNPLKDRVIVIDAGHGGKDPGATSNKLSEKTVVLKVAKLVEGKLKRAGANVLLTRSNDTYLTLEQRTEFAKKHYAEAFVSIHVNAAGSSAAKGAEVFYDSSTNPNASESKLLASKIQTNLVKNANMADRGVKDQRFYVIRNNNVAAVLVELGFITNPDDFKKLSSDQYMELYAEAIYQGLVQYYAVQ, via the coding sequence ATGAAAACGTTTAAATGGGCAGCTGTTGCTTTACTGTTTTTCGCTCTTGTTTCCATCGTCCCTGGACATTCCTCGGCGCAGTTCAAATTCTCGGATATCTCACCCGGCAAGGAATATTATGATCAAGTACATTACATAGCGGAGCTCGGTATTGTCAATAAAGCCGACAAGTTCAATCCCGGCAACAATTTGACAAGAGCACACGCAGCAAAAATGCTTGTCATCGCTTCCGGTAAAAAGGACATGCCTACCCCATCCATCCAGTTCAAAGACTTGAAGCCTGGCACAGAGCAATATGAATTTGCCAGCCGCGCAGTCGAACTCGGTTATTTCGAGAAAAAAGCTGATGGCAGCTTTGGTCCGAACGAGAAATTGAAGCGAGCTGAAATGGGCTATGCCCTCTCTGTCGCTTTCAATCTATCAGAAAACGTGACGGTCGATCGGCCGCTCATGCTCACGGATATGAAAGGCCACCCTTACGTAAAAGAAATCAATGGCTTGTATTATGGCGGTGTCACTCGTGGTGATGCAGGCAAATTCCTGCCAAATGATTTATTGACCCGTTCACAATTCGCATTGTTCGTAGCACGTGCTTTGAATGACAACTATAAGCTAGCTGTCAAATTGCCTGAACAGACTTCGAGAACGTATTTTGCGAAAGTCGCAACCGGCGGTGACAACTTAAATGTCCGCTCACATCCGGCAGTTACAGGTGATGTCGTCAACCGTTTGAAAGATGGTGAAATCGTCGAGGTTATCGGACAGACAGGCGATTGGCTGCTTGTCCTGATCGACGGTGCGAATGGATATATCCATGGCCAATACACGGTTGAAGTCGGAACTCAAGCACCTTCCGATGATGACGTCGCTGCTGAGGAACCGGCCGAGCCTGAAGTCACTGAACCCGAGGAGGAGCCGAACACTCCCTCCCCTACAACTGGATTGATCGGTAAAGTGACGACAAGCGTTTTGAACGTTAGAAAATCACCTGACGGTACATCCGCAATCGTAGCAAAGTTATCACTCAACCAAAAGGTAAATATCGAGTCGATCAACGGCAACTGGGCCAAGATTAATCTACAGAGCGGTCCAGGCTATGTACACAAAAATTACTTGAAGCTCCTCAACCAGTCAGGCAACCCTTTGAAGGACCGGGTGATCGTCATTGATGCTGGACACGGCGGTAAAGATCCTGGCGCTACTAGCAATAAATTAAGCGAAAAGACTGTTGTATTGAAAGTTGCTAAACTAGTAGAAGGAAAGTTGAAAAGAGCTGGCGCCAACGTATTGCTGACACGTTCGAATGATACGTATCTGACATTGGAACAACGTACTGAATTCGCTAAGAAACATTATGCCGAAGCATTCGTTTCAATCCATGTCAATGCGGCAGGTTCTTCAGCAGCGAAAGGCGCGGAAGTTTTCTATGACTCTTCCACGAATCCAAATGCATCCGAGAGCAAGCTTTTAGCAAGCAAGATCCAAACGAATCTTGTGAAAAACGCTAACATGGCTGATCGCGGAGTTAAAGACCAACGTTTCTATGTTATTCGGAATAACAATGTAGCTGCTGTACTCGTCGAGCTTGGTTTCATTACAAACCCCGATGATTTCAAGAAATTATCAAGTGATCAATATATGGAACTCTACGCTGAAGCGATCTATCAAGGGCTCGTACAATACTACGCAGTTCAATAA
- a CDS encoding C40 family peptidase: MKKLFFSFLACFLLATSVPAMASANSPTSLVSTARTYIGTPYAYGGTTTSGFDCSGYTQFVFKKQGIKIPRSTGEQFAMGTAVKKSDLKTGDLVFFNTFGNRVSHVGIYIGSSRFIHASTSKGVMISSVNDPAYWGKRYLGARRIKDFNHDKTVAFEEPTITSPVYVSRAKVAETLVKELGLETDAADVTFSDVAADHPQYESITKVANAGLFSGNDGKFNPDHSLTRAQMAKIIVEAFNLQGSANTSYSDVPAGHWANEYINILAHNNIASGYEDGSFGLNDKLTEKQFQKILDRLH, from the coding sequence ATGAAGAAACTGTTTTTCTCGTTTTTGGCATGCTTTTTGTTAGCAACGTCCGTACCAGCCATGGCCTCAGCGAATTCACCAACTTCGCTCGTCAGTACAGCGCGGACCTACATAGGAACGCCTTATGCCTATGGAGGCACAACCACTTCCGGATTCGACTGCTCAGGATATACGCAATTCGTCTTTAAAAAACAAGGGATCAAAATACCAAGATCGACTGGAGAACAGTTTGCTATGGGAACAGCTGTTAAGAAAAGCGATCTTAAAACGGGAGACCTCGTCTTCTTCAATACTTTCGGAAACAGGGTTTCACACGTCGGAATCTATATCGGTTCCAGCAGGTTCATCCACGCTTCGACATCAAAGGGTGTCATGATTTCTTCCGTCAACGATCCCGCTTACTGGGGTAAACGTTATTTAGGCGCACGTCGCATAAAGGATTTCAATCATGACAAAACAGTTGCTTTCGAAGAACCGACAATAACTTCTCCTGTCTATGTATCTCGCGCTAAAGTAGCAGAGACGCTCGTAAAAGAGCTTGGACTTGAAACGGATGCTGCCGATGTTACTTTCTCCGATGTAGCTGCGGATCATCCGCAATACGAATCGATTACGAAAGTGGCAAATGCCGGACTATTCTCCGGAAATGACGGGAAATTCAATCCCGATCATTCATTGACTCGTGCACAAATGGCAAAAATAATTGTGGAAGCCTTTAATCTACAAGGTTCCGCCAATACATCCTATAGCGATGTACCTGCAGGACATTGGGCTAATGAATATATCAATATACTAGCCCATAACAATATTGCTAGCGGATATGAAGATGGTTCATTCGGTCTCAACGATAAATTGACTGAAAAGCAATTCCAGAAAATCCTTGATCGTCTCCATTAA